In the genome of Nocardia terpenica, one region contains:
- a CDS encoding family 43 glycosylhydrolase — MQVSSGQFCRIYNPSIGETQLWYINDHTIVRDRSGGWHLFGITHPEPADPDHEVEFAHATADSLGGPWTKQPSALTADPGYGETHLWAPHVIESGGTYFMFYAGGGPDHTAAEINLATSTDLFAWTRRPEGPLFRDGYDARDPMVLRVGDQWVMYYCATSDPTGGNHVVAYRTSTDLEQWSDRAFAYVDPTTGTFAGNTESPFVVEHNGSWYLFIGPRPDYVGTDVFCSDDPLNFRIEDQVGHIESHAAEVVDDDGALWITSAGWAQGGVSIAPLRFGE, encoded by the coding sequence ATGCAGGTGAGTTCCGGGCAGTTCTGCCGAATCTACAATCCGAGTATCGGGGAGACGCAGCTCTGGTACATCAATGATCACACCATCGTGCGGGATCGGTCGGGGGGCTGGCATTTGTTCGGAATCACCCATCCCGAACCGGCCGATCCCGATCACGAGGTCGAATTCGCCCATGCCACAGCGGATAGCCTGGGCGGGCCGTGGACCAAGCAGCCGTCCGCGCTGACCGCCGATCCGGGGTACGGCGAGACCCATCTCTGGGCGCCGCACGTGATCGAGAGCGGGGGAACGTATTTCATGTTCTACGCGGGTGGCGGGCCGGATCACACCGCGGCCGAGATCAACCTCGCCACCTCCACCGATCTGTTCGCCTGGACCCGACGGCCGGAGGGGCCGCTGTTCCGCGACGGCTACGACGCCCGCGATCCGATGGTGTTGCGCGTCGGCGACCAATGGGTCATGTACTACTGCGCGACAAGCGATCCCACCGGCGGCAACCACGTGGTCGCCTACCGCACCAGCACCGATCTGGAGCAGTGGAGCGACCGGGCCTTCGCCTACGTCGACCCGACCACCGGCACCTTCGCCGGGAACACCGAATCGCCGTTCGTGGTGGAGCACAACGGATCCTGGTACCTGTTCATCGGTCCGCGACCGGATTACGTGGGCACCGACGTCTTCTGTAGCGACGACCCGCTGAACTTCCGGATCGAGGACCAGGTCGGCCACATCGAGTCCCACGCCGCCGAGGTCGTCGACGACGATGGGGCACTGTGGATCACCAGCGCGGGCTGGGCGCAGGGTGGGGTATCCATCGCGCCGCTGCGTTTCGGAGAGTGA